A region from the Sulfitobacter mediterraneus genome encodes:
- a CDS encoding winged helix-turn-helix domain-containing tetratricopeptide repeat protein, translating into MVLKFNNCAFDPDLARIERDNSAHALTPQTMRMLQALVDNRHRVMPKDELVRAVWGDRIISDASLSTAIKETRLAVGDTGREQHTIKTIHGHGFRFVADILPDAGEEQPRTPAKMVDAHRNNRPTIAVFPFQMLGSDAADAFVADGLTEQVIVNLSHFRELFVFSRRTTSQMAERGLQPDALLREFGVDYFVEGSIRKSSPRIRVTVQVSATDTGEILLTDQFDRNDDLADLIDIQDEIARLIVGRVASRYGTVADHIDRKTRRGDASTWEICELIARFHEFYRTYTPELHAFLRDAFPKALERDAGASLGWACYATVLLEEHRFHINQRPGVDALGEAHAAARNAVKADPADAFAQTALATIRFYQGDVAGFHDAAERALSLNDGHADVLAELGHCFAFLGEEARAIALLDRAIALSPNHPGWYHFAHCWRMARVGDVESALLEISRFPTPGFFWFHAHLAWFHAELGNLDQARSEVAIMRDLYPDFETQAHEELDLPCYAELRDRAIAAWRQAGIEIRQPEAPVNEVQPVRQ; encoded by the coding sequence ATGGTTTTAAAATTTAACAATTGCGCGTTTGACCCTGATCTTGCCCGGATTGAGCGGGACAATTCAGCCCATGCTCTCACGCCGCAGACCATGCGCATGTTGCAAGCCTTGGTCGATAACCGACACAGGGTGATGCCCAAAGACGAACTGGTCAGGGCAGTCTGGGGCGACCGGATCATTTCGGATGCCAGCCTTTCGACCGCGATCAAGGAAACCCGCCTTGCAGTTGGGGACACAGGCCGGGAGCAGCACACGATCAAGACCATCCATGGTCATGGGTTTCGCTTTGTCGCTGACATCTTACCAGATGCTGGCGAAGAGCAGCCAAGAACTCCAGCAAAAATGGTTGATGCACATCGCAACAATCGCCCTACGATCGCGGTCTTTCCCTTTCAGATGTTGGGATCAGACGCGGCGGATGCCTTTGTCGCAGACGGGCTGACCGAACAGGTTATTGTCAACCTGTCGCATTTTCGCGAATTGTTTGTGTTTTCGCGTCGCACCACCAGCCAGATGGCTGAACGCGGCTTACAACCCGACGCTTTGCTGCGGGAATTCGGCGTTGACTACTTCGTGGAAGGAAGCATACGCAAGTCGTCACCGCGGATCCGTGTCACAGTCCAAGTGAGTGCAACAGATACCGGAGAGATCTTGTTAACTGATCAGTTCGACCGGAATGATGACCTTGCGGACTTGATCGACATTCAGGATGAAATTGCTCGATTGATCGTGGGTCGCGTTGCCAGCCGTTATGGTACAGTTGCTGACCACATCGACCGCAAGACACGGCGCGGGGATGCAAGCACTTGGGAGATCTGTGAACTGATCGCGCGGTTCCATGAATTCTACCGAACCTACACACCTGAACTTCACGCCTTCCTTCGCGATGCCTTCCCCAAGGCGCTTGAACGGGATGCGGGTGCGTCGCTTGGCTGGGCGTGCTATGCGACTGTTTTGTTGGAAGAACACCGGTTTCACATCAACCAGCGCCCAGGAGTTGATGCACTGGGCGAGGCACATGCCGCCGCACGCAACGCAGTCAAGGCAGACCCAGCCGACGCATTCGCACAGACCGCGCTTGCCACAATCCGGTTTTATCAGGGCGACGTGGCCGGTTTCCATGATGCCGCCGAAAGAGCGCTAAGTCTGAATGACGGGCACGCCGATGTTCTGGCCGAGCTGGGACATTGCTTTGCTTTTCTGGGTGAAGAGGCGCGCGCAATTGCACTGCTGGACCGCGCTATCGCGCTTAGTCCCAATCACCCGGGCTGGTATCATTTTGCCCACTGCTGGCGCATGGCACGGGTTGGTGACGTTGAAAGCGCACTGCTGGAGATCAGCCGGTTTCCAACGCCCGGTTTTTTCTGGTTTCACGCCCATCTTGCATGGTTTCATGCTGAGTTGGGAAACTTGGATCAGGCGCGGTCAGAGGTGGCGATCATGCGCGACCTGTATCCGGACTTTGAAACACAGGCCCATGAGGAACTTGATCTGCCTTGCTATGCAGAACTCAGGGACCGGGCAATCGCAGCCTGGCGGCAGGCGGGTATCGAGATCAGACAACCTGAGGCGCCTGTGAACGAAGTGCAGCCGGTACGGCAATGA
- a CDS encoding nuclear transport factor 2 family protein — translation MSYLENLDRMFAVWNSTDDTEKAQLVDAALEHNVHFVDPNHNIIGRSAFLEMVKTTQTQIPEAIYVREGEVGFQNNFCRYHWRIDREGKQVMTGFDVVEVNDTGRIVKVIGFFGELRR, via the coding sequence ATGTCTTACCTCGAAAATCTCGATCGTATGTTCGCTGTCTGGAACAGCACAGATGACACGGAAAAGGCGCAACTTGTTGATGCTGCATTAGAACACAATGTCCATTTCGTTGACCCCAACCACAACATCATCGGGCGTTCCGCTTTTCTCGAGATGGTCAAAACCACGCAGACCCAGATACCTGAGGCCATCTACGTGCGCGAAGGCGAGGTTGGTTTTCAGAACAATTTCTGCCGCTATCATTGGCGCATTGATCGTGAGGGCAAACAGGTGATGACTGGCTTCGATGTGGTTGAGGTGAACGACACAGGGCGCATCGTCAAGGTGATCGGGTTCTTTGGCGAACTTAGACGTTAA
- a CDS encoding homocysteine S-methyltransferase family protein: MKYRNALPQLHGKKMMADGGLETVLVFKEGIDLPLFAAFKALETEAGVAAITRYFDQMAQIAVETGRGFIMDTPTWRASSKWGAELGLSTTELKKIHREAIDSFVKLREKFETPQSPFVINGLVGPHGDGYAPETELSVKEAQNYYAEQVGWFNEMGADMVTGMTITSISEGIGIVKAAQAVSIPSVVSFTVETDGSLPSGEGLAEAIYAVDRATDGAAAYFMINCAHPEHFLDVIGGNGDWLERIWGLRANASRLSHAELDEAEELDDGDPLELGQLYRRVSDLLPNLTVVGGCCGTDHRHIKEICAALDAD, translated from the coding sequence GTGAAATACAGAAATGCACTGCCACAACTGCATGGAAAAAAAATGATGGCCGATGGCGGGCTGGAAACGGTTCTGGTCTTTAAAGAAGGCATTGACCTGCCTCTTTTTGCAGCTTTTAAGGCGCTGGAAACAGAGGCGGGTGTCGCCGCCATCACACGTTATTTTGATCAGATGGCCCAAATCGCCGTAGAGACCGGCCGCGGCTTTATCATGGACACACCGACCTGGCGTGCGAGTTCAAAATGGGGCGCCGAACTTGGCCTTTCGACGACCGAGTTGAAAAAAATCCACCGCGAGGCCATCGACAGTTTCGTTAAGTTGCGGGAAAAATTCGAAACACCTCAAAGCCCTTTTGTTATCAATGGATTGGTTGGCCCTCATGGTGATGGTTATGCGCCAGAAACAGAACTTTCCGTTAAAGAAGCACAGAATTACTATGCCGAGCAGGTAGGTTGGTTCAACGAAATGGGTGCCGATATGGTAACGGGTATGACCATCACCTCCATTTCCGAAGGTATTGGTATTGTCAAAGCCGCGCAGGCGGTGAGCATCCCCTCTGTCGTGTCCTTCACAGTTGAAACCGACGGCAGTTTGCCATCTGGCGAAGGATTGGCCGAAGCCATCTATGCCGTCGACCGCGCCACAGATGGGGCCGCCGCATACTTTATGATCAACTGTGCCCACCCGGAACATTTTCTCGACGTGATTGGTGGGAATGGTGACTGGTTGGAGCGTATCTGGGGACTACGCGCCAATGCTTCCCGTCTGTCCCATGCCGAGTTGGATGAGGCCGAGGAATTGGACGATGGCGATCCGTTGGAATTGGGCCAACTGTATCGGCGCGTCTCGGATCTGTTGCCCAATCTGACTGTCGTTGGGGGCTGCTGCGGCACCGATCACCGCCACATCAAAGAAATCTGCGCTGCGTTGGACGCAGACTGA
- a CDS encoding crotonase/enoyl-CoA hydratase family protein: MDKVIFEKDGRIARITLNRPEVMNAIDDDVPTQLEACVQKANADPDIHVIILSGAGDAFCAGYDLQFYAQSTGTNNVTQDMPWDPMKDYTFMARNTEQFMSLWRSHKPVLCKVHGYAVAGGSDIALCCDMIVMAEDAKIGYMPTRVWGCPTTAMWTYRLGPERAKRMLFTGDKISGIEAERMGLVLKAVPASDLDDAVEDLAARMATVPVNQLMMQKLVVNQAIEAMGLKNTQMIATVFDGITRHSPEGLNFKAKAEEVGWKEAVRLRDEGTWDWTDHRPINPER, from the coding sequence ATGGACAAGGTGATATTTGAAAAGGATGGACGCATCGCACGGATCACACTCAATCGGCCAGAGGTGATGAATGCGATCGATGACGACGTGCCGACGCAGCTGGAGGCCTGTGTTCAGAAGGCCAACGCCGACCCTGACATTCACGTTATCATTCTATCTGGCGCGGGCGATGCCTTCTGTGCCGGCTATGATCTGCAATTCTACGCGCAATCAACCGGCACAAACAACGTGACTCAAGACATGCCATGGGACCCCATGAAAGATTACACCTTCATGGCTCGCAATACCGAACAGTTTATGAGCCTTTGGCGCAGTCACAAACCGGTCCTCTGCAAGGTTCATGGCTATGCCGTTGCCGGTGGGTCGGACATCGCGTTGTGCTGTGATATGATCGTTATGGCAGAGGATGCCAAGATTGGTTACATGCCGACCCGCGTTTGGGGGTGCCCAACAACTGCGATGTGGACATATCGTCTTGGCCCTGAACGGGCAAAGCGGATGCTGTTCACCGGTGACAAGATCAGCGGGATCGAAGCGGAACGTATGGGGCTTGTGCTGAAGGCGGTTCCGGCAAGTGATCTGGATGATGCGGTTGAGGATCTGGCCGCACGGATGGCAACGGTACCGGTCAATCAATTGATGATGCAAAAACTTGTCGTCAATCAGGCGATCGAAGCGATGGGGCTGAAAAACACGCAGATGATCGCAACCGTTTTCGACGGCATCACGCGCCATTCGCCGGAGGGCTTGAATTTCAAAGCCAAGGCAGAAGAAGTTGGTTGGAAAGAGGCCGTTCGGCTGCGTGATGAAGGCACATGGGATTGGACCGACCATCGTCCAATAAATCCGGAACGATGA
- a CDS encoding RNA polymerase sigma factor: protein MSVETLKVELVRLLPNLRRYALSLTKNPSDADELVQDTCFRALSRVDQWKPDQPLSGWLFRILHNAWISETRKRKVRIGQGNVDAEGTTELLTRTTGENHAMASNLYTEIAALPPQLSTTLLLVTVEGYSYKEAADVLNVPVGTVMSRISRARAHLIKKLGSL from the coding sequence ATGAGTGTCGAAACCCTGAAAGTCGAACTGGTGCGATTGTTGCCCAATCTTCGCAGATACGCCTTGTCCTTGACCAAGAACCCTTCTGATGCCGATGAATTGGTGCAGGATACCTGCTTTCGGGCCCTATCGCGCGTGGATCAATGGAAGCCCGATCAGCCGCTTTCTGGCTGGTTGTTCCGGATCCTGCACAACGCTTGGATTTCTGAAACGCGCAAGCGCAAGGTGCGTATCGGTCAAGGAAACGTTGACGCCGAGGGCACAACGGAGCTTTTGACCCGCACCACCGGCGAGAACCATGCAATGGCATCCAATCTGTACACGGAGATTGCGGCACTACCTCCACAGCTCTCCACCACTCTGCTTCTCGTGACGGTAGAAGGATATTCCTACAAGGAGGCTGCGGATGTTCTGAACGTTCCTGTGGGTACTGTGATGAGCCGGATCAGTCGTGCACGCGCGCATCTTATCAAGAAACTGGGTTCACTCTGA
- the hemC gene encoding hydroxymethylbilane synthase, with amino-acid sequence MTYDLPSPQNPLNIGTRGSPLALAQAHETRERLAKAFDLPFEAFTIVVIKTTGDKIIDRPLKEIGGKGLFTREIEEDLAAGRIDIAVHSMKDMPTYQPDGLVLETYLPREDVRDAFISPRAKALEDLPAGTVVGTSSLRRKAQLKLRRPDLEVVEFRGNLQTRLMKLDQGVAEATFLAMAGLNRLNMTDVPKTAIETELMLPAVAQGAIGIERRQNDTRVADMLAAIHDGPTGQRLAAERAFLAALDGSCETPIAGLAELNGGGLFLRGEVLRPDGSEAISDALRCPIEDGAKAGREMAEKMLAQAGPKFFDWR; translated from the coding sequence ATGACATATGATCTTCCTTCCCCGCAGAACCCGTTGAACATTGGCACACGCGGATCGCCGCTGGCGCTTGCGCAGGCGCATGAAACCCGCGAGCGGCTGGCCAAGGCGTTTGACCTGCCGTTCGAGGCTTTCACGATCGTGGTGATCAAAACCACCGGGGACAAGATCATTGACCGGCCCTTGAAAGAGATCGGCGGCAAAGGGTTGTTCACCCGCGAGATCGAAGAAGATCTGGCGGCAGGGCGCATTGATATTGCGGTGCATTCGATGAAGGATATGCCGACCTATCAGCCTGATGGCCTTGTGTTAGAGACATATTTGCCCCGTGAAGACGTGCGCGATGCGTTTATCTCGCCGCGGGCAAAGGCGCTGGAAGATCTGCCCGCGGGCACGGTGGTTGGCACCTCAAGCCTGCGGCGCAAGGCCCAGCTCAAGCTGCGGCGGCCTGATCTGGAGGTGGTGGAATTTCGCGGCAATCTGCAAACCCGGCTGATGAAGCTGGATCAAGGTGTGGCAGAAGCGACGTTTCTTGCAATGGCGGGGTTGAACCGGTTGAATATGACCGATGTGCCAAAGACCGCAATTGAGACCGAGCTGATGCTGCCCGCCGTGGCGCAGGGCGCGATCGGGATCGAGCGGCGGCAAAATGACACACGGGTCGCCGATATGCTGGCGGCAATCCATGACGGACCAACGGGCCAGCGTTTGGCAGCAGAGCGGGCCTTTTTGGCGGCGCTGGACGGGTCATGCGAAACCCCGATTGCCGGATTGGCGGAACTGAACGGCGGCGGGTTGTTCCTGCGCGGTGAAGTGTTGCGCCCGGACGGGTCGGAGGCGATCAGTGACGCCCTGCGCTGTCCTATCGAGGACGGCGCAAAGGCGGGGCGTGAAATGGCGGAAAAGATGTTGGCCCAGGCGGGGCCAAAGTTTTTCGACTGGCGCTGA
- a CDS encoding TetR/AcrR family transcriptional regulator: MDREAALREFRRNLILDGAGKVFAEDGFDRATMRRIAAAAGCTTGAIYPIFSGKEEIYAGLLMRSLDALQQAVSSAFAEAEPGWAKVVGTAHAFLRFYVQRPSELALGLHLFSNGIGQRGLTRSLDADLNEKLWSSLSLIELGLIESGLPESIDPRRETMTLFAALSGTLVSYHTGRLKVFGQTGEEILNRQLELQRAALTHEPHEAD; the protein is encoded by the coding sequence TTGGATCGCGAAGCAGCATTGCGCGAATTTCGACGCAACCTGATCCTCGATGGGGCCGGAAAGGTATTTGCGGAGGATGGATTCGACCGGGCGACTATGCGCAGAATTGCAGCCGCCGCGGGTTGCACAACCGGAGCAATCTACCCGATTTTTTCTGGGAAAGAGGAAATTTATGCGGGTCTGCTCATGCGCTCGCTTGACGCTTTGCAGCAGGCGGTGTCGAGCGCATTTGCAGAGGCAGAACCAGGCTGGGCAAAAGTTGTCGGCACCGCACATGCTTTTCTGCGATTTTATGTGCAGCGTCCTTCAGAACTGGCTCTGGGTTTACACCTGTTTTCGAATGGGATCGGGCAGCGTGGATTGACGCGTTCCTTGGATGCGGACCTGAACGAAAAATTATGGTCCAGTCTTTCACTGATCGAGCTTGGCCTGATCGAAAGCGGATTGCCAGAATCGATCGATCCGCGCCGGGAAACGATGACATTATTTGCGGCCCTCAGCGGCACTCTTGTTTCCTACCACACAGGACGCCTGAAAGTGTTTGGGCAAACTGGCGAAGAGATCTTGAACAGGCAGTTGGAGTTGCAGCGTGCAGCCCTAACGCACGAACCACATGAAGCAGATTGA
- the hemE gene encoding uroporphyrinogen decarboxylase translates to MTQTKTILRALAGETLPTPPIWMMRQAGRYLPEYKATRAQAGDFLSLCYNPELAAEVTLQPIRRYGFDAAILFADILLVPQALGADLWFVTGEGPRLSTITTEAELNALKPLDDIHETLNPIYETVKILSQELPKETTLIGFAGAPWTVATYMIAGRGTPDQGPAHALKAENRAVFDGLLDRITEATIHYLSAQIAAGAEVVKLFDSWAGSLQGADFENYSLKPMQKITRALKEKHPQTPIIAFPRGAGERYTGAHAAIGADCIALDDGVSAAWAAENVQTAGCVQGNLASRHMVTGGDDLIRETRQIVDALSGGPHIFNLGHGITPDADPANVQLMIDTVRGG, encoded by the coding sequence ATGACACAGACCAAAACAATCCTGCGCGCATTGGCGGGCGAAACACTGCCCACGCCGCCGATCTGGATGATGCGCCAGGCAGGCCGTTATCTGCCGGAATACAAGGCGACGCGGGCACAGGCCGGTGATTTCCTGTCGCTTTGCTATAATCCCGAACTCGCGGCTGAAGTGACGTTGCAACCGATCCGCCGCTATGGCTTTGATGCGGCGATCCTCTTTGCCGATATCCTGTTGGTGCCTCAGGCACTGGGTGCCGATCTGTGGTTTGTCACCGGCGAAGGGCCGCGCCTGTCCACCATCACCACCGAGGCAGAGCTGAACGCGCTCAAACCGCTGGATGACATTCACGAGACCCTGAACCCCATCTATGAGACCGTGAAAATCCTCTCCCAAGAGCTTCCCAAAGAAACAACGCTGATTGGCTTTGCCGGTGCGCCCTGGACCGTTGCTACCTATATGATCGCCGGACGCGGCACCCCGGATCAGGGGCCAGCCCATGCGCTCAAGGCCGAAAACCGCGCCGTATTTGACGGCTTGCTGGACCGCATCACAGAGGCAACCATTCATTACCTTTCTGCCCAGATCGCGGCGGGCGCCGAGGTGGTCAAACTTTTCGACAGCTGGGCCGGATCGTTGCAAGGTGCTGATTTTGAAAATTATTCGCTCAAGCCGATGCAAAAAATCACCCGGGCACTCAAGGAAAAACACCCGCAAACGCCCATCATCGCCTTTCCGCGCGGTGCGGGCGAACGCTACACCGGCGCCCATGCCGCGATTGGCGCCGATTGTATCGCACTCGACGATGGGGTGAGCGCCGCTTGGGCCGCGGAAAATGTGCAAACCGCCGGATGTGTGCAGGGCAACCTTGCCTCTCGGCATATGGTGACGGGCGGCGATGATCTGATCCGCGAAACCCGCCAGATCGTCGATGCACTGTCAGGTGGGCCGCATATCTTCAACCTCGGTCATGGCATCACGCCGGACGCCGATCCCGCCAATGTGCAACTGATGATCGACACTGTGCGGGGCGGCTGA
- a CDS encoding crotonase/enoyl-CoA hydratase family protein — MGVRIEKQGPVWTIIHSRAEARNAMDTQSADEIYAAFTEFDRASDASVAVFWGEGGTFCAGWDLKLASTLTRKEDFERDMKHKFAFPSGATGSTHSSPPRGPMGPTRMELSKPVIAAIEGAAVAGGMEIALWCDCRVMAEDAYFGVYCRRWGVPLIDGGTVRLPRLVGQGRALDLILTGRRVDAAEAERIGLCERVTPKGQARAKAEEMAQEIARFPQGTMRADRLNVYETYGKSTRDGLQTEWNNSVDQVFDEGVQGATRFSKGRGRSGDFKDI, encoded by the coding sequence ATGGGCGTGCGAATTGAAAAGCAGGGGCCTGTGTGGACAATCATTCACAGCAGAGCAGAAGCGCGCAACGCGATGGATACGCAAAGTGCCGATGAAATTTACGCCGCTTTCACCGAATTTGACCGGGCATCGGATGCCTCAGTCGCAGTTTTCTGGGGTGAGGGTGGAACATTCTGTGCTGGGTGGGATCTGAAACTGGCCTCAACACTGACCAGAAAAGAAGACTTTGAGCGGGATATGAAACATAAGTTCGCTTTCCCGTCTGGCGCGACCGGCTCCACTCACAGCTCTCCTCCTCGCGGCCCGATGGGGCCGACAAGAATGGAATTGTCAAAACCGGTGATCGCCGCCATCGAAGGTGCAGCTGTAGCAGGTGGTATGGAGATTGCCCTTTGGTGTGATTGCAGGGTTATGGCAGAAGATGCGTATTTCGGGGTCTACTGCAGACGTTGGGGCGTGCCGCTGATTGATGGCGGCACTGTGAGATTGCCACGCCTTGTCGGACAGGGACGTGCGCTAGACCTCATTCTGACAGGTCGTCGTGTCGACGCTGCAGAGGCAGAACGCATTGGTCTTTGCGAGCGGGTCACACCAAAAGGCCAAGCACGCGCAAAAGCAGAAGAGATGGCGCAGGAAATTGCCCGCTTTCCCCAGGGGACCATGCGCGCGGATCGGCTGAATGTTTACGAGACCTATGGGAAATCCACGCGCGATGGATTGCAAACTGAATGGAACAACAGCGTTGATCAGGTATTTGACGAAGGCGTGCAAGGCGCGACGCGTTTCAGCAAGGGCCGTGGCCGCAGCGGCGATTTCAAGGATATCTGA
- a CDS encoding methyltransferase family protein → MPVSKSLSIGPSVAINIALITAFGLTHSIMARDGFKRVWTRIISPTVERATYVLQSSVFLIAIVWFWQPLPTVVWTTDGVIALFIGGLFWAGVAIVLLSTFLLGHLEFVGIAAPLNKLRGVAEPQDVFRTPMLYSVVRHPLQLGLLLVFFALPVMTAGHLLFAGLMTIYMMIGLHFEERALVRRFGETYRTYQSHVPMLIPRLWPTRRRA, encoded by the coding sequence TTGCCTGTTTCCAAGTCACTTTCGATTGGCCCGTCAGTCGCCATCAACATTGCGCTGATCACCGCTTTCGGATTGACCCATAGCATCATGGCGCGTGATGGGTTCAAACGGGTTTGGACCAGGATCATCTCGCCTACCGTGGAACGGGCAACTTACGTGCTTCAATCTTCGGTTTTCCTGATCGCGATCGTCTGGTTCTGGCAGCCCCTACCGACAGTTGTCTGGACAACCGATGGTGTAATTGCCCTTTTCATCGGTGGTCTGTTCTGGGCCGGTGTCGCGATTGTTCTGCTATCGACATTTCTATTGGGTCATCTGGAATTCGTCGGGATTGCAGCGCCTCTGAACAAGTTGCGCGGTGTCGCAGAACCTCAGGATGTCTTTCGCACACCGATGCTGTACAGTGTCGTGCGCCATCCATTGCAGTTGGGTTTGTTGCTTGTGTTTTTTGCATTGCCGGTGATGACGGCAGGGCATCTTCTTTTTGCTGGTCTGATGACAATCTACATGATGATCGGATTGCACTTCGAAGAGCGCGCGCTTGTTAGACGTTTTGGTGAAACATATCGGACCTATCAGTCCCATGTGCCAATGCTGATCCCTCGCTTGTGGCCCACGCGCCGTCGCGCTTGA
- a CDS encoding MaoC family dehydratase translates to MSALETAFSNAEAQLGTEVGVSNWITVDQPMIDQFAKTTFDTQWIHVDPERAAAETPFGGTIAHGFLTLSLASRFAYDCFPMLSGQVMGINYGMNKLRFLMPVRAGARLRGRFTLQKVTKRSATDLLRENLLTIEIEGEKTPALVAEWLGLAIFED, encoded by the coding sequence ATGTCCGCATTAGAGACTGCTTTTTCAAATGCCGAAGCCCAACTCGGGACCGAAGTGGGCGTGTCAAACTGGATCACGGTAGACCAGCCGATGATTGACCAGTTTGCCAAAACCACCTTTGACACTCAATGGATTCACGTTGATCCCGAACGCGCGGCGGCAGAGACGCCTTTTGGCGGCACCATCGCCCATGGCTTCCTCACGCTCTCGCTCGCCAGCCGCTTTGCCTATGATTGTTTTCCCATGCTGTCCGGTCAGGTGATGGGCATCAATTACGGCATGAACAAGCTGCGGTTTCTGATGCCAGTGCGTGCCGGGGCGCGGTTGCGCGGGCGGTTCACGCTTCAGAAAGTCACCAAGCGCAGCGCGACAGACCTGTTGCGTGAAAACCTGCTGACCATTGAGATCGAGGGCGAAAAGACCCCTGCCCTTGTGGCAGAATGGCTGGGTCTGGCGATTTTCGAGGATTGA
- a CDS encoding anti-sigma factor family protein, giving the protein MTEYIDRPSAYIDGELTEPELRSLEAELEIDPALRAALEELQMANDTAVQAFEEMLSEPVPPSLVAAIQSYQPPAASNLNRAPTTAWLIGIAASLLVALFLGYGMGVSTSQSLVASSGGWLEDIADYHAVYEGQKRHLVEVPASESDHIETWLGKTVGVAFKTPDLSEKGLTYRGARLLAAAGKPVAQLIYTDVSGGVIALCMIAANKPDQPDLANRLINGYQMTSWHSNKAGYVVVAPVGQKDIEGIAKSVQRQV; this is encoded by the coding sequence ATGACTGAATATATTGATAGACCGTCCGCATATATCGACGGTGAGCTAACCGAACCGGAGCTTCGAAGTCTCGAAGCGGAACTTGAGATCGACCCGGCGCTGCGCGCGGCGCTTGAAGAGCTGCAAATGGCAAATGACACAGCCGTACAGGCCTTCGAAGAGATGCTGAGCGAACCGGTTCCACCATCGCTTGTTGCGGCTATCCAATCTTATCAGCCACCGGCTGCGTCCAATCTAAACCGTGCGCCGACGACGGCTTGGTTGATCGGGATTGCGGCGTCCCTGCTGGTCGCGCTTTTTTTGGGGTATGGTATGGGCGTATCGACTTCGCAGTCACTCGTCGCGTCCAGTGGCGGATGGCTTGAAGATATAGCCGACTACCATGCTGTCTACGAAGGTCAAAAGCGCCATCTGGTAGAAGTTCCGGCGTCTGAATCCGATCACATCGAAACCTGGCTGGGCAAAACTGTTGGCGTTGCATTCAAAACGCCGGACCTCAGTGAAAAGGGTCTCACCTATCGGGGTGCGCGGCTTCTTGCGGCGGCCGGAAAACCGGTCGCGCAATTGATCTATACTGATGTCAGTGGTGGTGTCATTGCCCTGTGCATGATTGCCGCAAACAAACCGGATCAGCCGGATCTCGCGAACAGGTTGATCAACGGCTACCAGATGACAAGCTGGCACAGCAACAAGGCAGGATATGTCGTTGTCGCCCCTGTCGGTCAGAAAGACATCGAAGGCATTGCAAAAAGCGTTCAACGACAGGTTTGA
- a CDS encoding TetR/AcrR family transcriptional regulator produces the protein MRNQQKRSIRTQEKIIEAFRALVLEHGYDGTTTQMVLDHCGLSKGAMYHQFRSKSDLMAALYEREATATLDAAWAVCAKDEDPLAKLFSFYLAWVEQVRSPPVARLLFEIGPFALGYEGAKTIEDRTSATYIEGLLETAMEQSAIRAVDLKLLAGMLNALVGEAALYHHRTGRDTDEDLSVMLKGALKAVRKD, from the coding sequence ATGAGAAATCAACAAAAGCGGTCCATCCGCACGCAAGAAAAGATTATCGAGGCGTTCCGCGCCCTTGTGCTTGAACACGGCTATGACGGGACCACGACACAGATGGTGTTGGACCATTGCGGCTTAAGCAAAGGCGCAATGTATCATCAGTTCCGCAGCAAATCTGACCTTATGGCGGCTCTTTATGAACGCGAAGCAACGGCAACGCTGGACGCCGCATGGGCGGTTTGTGCAAAGGATGAAGATCCACTGGCCAAGCTGTTCAGTTTCTATCTGGCCTGGGTCGAACAGGTGCGATCCCCTCCCGTAGCAAGGCTATTGTTTGAAATTGGGCCATTCGCCTTGGGCTATGAGGGCGCAAAGACCATCGAAGACCGGACAAGCGCGACCTATATTGAAGGGCTCCTTGAGACTGCCATGGAACAAAGTGCCATCCGGGCGGTGGATCTCAAGCTGCTGGCCGGAATGTTAAACGCGCTTGTTGGAGAGGCCGCTCTATACCATCACCGGACAGGCCGTGACACGGACGAAGACTTGTCGGTTATGCTGAAGGGCGCGCTGAAAGCGGTAAGAAAGGACTAA